The Camelina sativa cultivar DH55 chromosome 14, Cs, whole genome shotgun sequence genome includes a window with the following:
- the LOC109124552 gene encoding uncharacterized protein LOC109124552 encodes MFSAVAKPFLSPSPPLFRLPLSSFSVSFRVIPSFFSSSSSFLPSPQSSNPITPLFSSSRRNCSRHVFIVDQYLTCSMPEKPLRVAVLLSGGVDSSVALRLLHAAGHSCTAFYLKIWFQEGFENFWNQCPWEDDLKYAKHVCEQVDVPLEVVHLTDEYWERVVSYIIEEYRCGRTPNPDVLCNTRIKFGAFMDAISDMKYDYVASGHYAKVVHPPADQNDSSSVLELSLDMVKDQTYFLSHLSQPQLKRLLFPLGCVKKDEVRKLATQFDLPNKDRKDSQGICFLGKIKFSDFVGRHIGEMEGIILEAETGDFLGNHRGFWFYTIGQRQGLRLPGGPWYVVEKDTKNNVVFVSRNYYSIDKRRRIFRVGSLRWLSGKRWGNVSKLRCKVRHGPGFYSCSFEMEAKGNVAVVHLDEDDQGLAAGQFAAFYEGTTCIGSGVILESWDDQCFPVCAKALQLAAMEDKTKLGKPVKIMTMPVATSSAQADSGEASAEEKLVNA; translated from the exons ATGTTCTCCGCCGTCGCCAAACCCTTCCTCTCTCCTTCACCACCGCTCTTTCgccttcctctttcttctttctcagttTCCTTCCGCGTTATCCcctcattcttctcctcctcatcctcGTTCTTGCCGTCTCCTCAATCTTCTAATCCAATCACGCCTCTCTTTTCCTCGAGCCGCCGCAACTGTAGTCGCCATGTGTTTATCGTTGACCAGTACCTCACATGTTCCATGCCTGAGAAGCCTCTTCGTGTCGCCGTACTCCTCAGTGGCGGCGTCGATAGCAGTGTCGCTCTCCGTCTCCTCCACGCCGCTGGTCACTCCTGTACCGCTTTCTATCTCAAAATCTGGTTTCAg GAAGGCTTTGAGAATTTCTGGAATCAGTGCCCTTGGGAAGATGATTTGAAGTATGCAAAGCATGTTTGTGAGCAG GTTGATGTTCCTTTGGAGGTTGTGCATTTAACAGATGAATATTGGGAAAGAGTT GTTTCCTACATTATTGAGGAGTATCGTTGTGGACGTACACCTAATCCAGATGTTTTGTGTAATACTAGAATCAAGTTTG GTGCATTCATGGATGCAATCAGTGATATGAAGTATGATTACGTAGCTTCAGGTCATTATGCTAAGGTGGTTCATCCCCCTGctgaccaaaatgattcatcaTCTGTTTTGGAACTGTCCCTAGACATG gtgaaggatcagACCTACTTCCTCTCACATCTCTCTCAACCCCAGCTTAAGCGACTGCTTTTCCCACTTGGTTGTGTAAAGAAG GACGAAGTTCGCAAACTAGCCACACAATTTGATTTGCCAAATAAAGATAGAAAGGATTCACAAGGAATATGTTTCCTTGGGAAG ATAAAGTTCAGTGACTTTGTCGGTAGACACATAGGAGAGATGGAGGGAATTATATTGGAAGCTGAAACTGGGGATTTTCTTGGTAACCATCGGGGATTTTGGTTTTACACGATCGGACAACGCCAAGGTTTGCGTTTACCTGGCGGGCCTTG GTATGTTGTTGAAAAGGACACAAAGAACAATGTAGTGTTTGTCTCCAGAAATTACTACTCAATCGATAAGAGAAGGCGGATTTTCCGTGTTGGCTCCTTAAGATGGCTTAGTGGGAAACGTTGGGGCAATGTTAGCAAGCTCCGTTGCAAG GTCCGGCATGGGCCTGGCTTCTACAGCTGCAGTTTTGAAATGGAAGCAAAGGGAAATGTTGCAGTTGTACACCTAGACGAAGACGATCAAGGTCTAGCTGCTGGACAGTTTGCAGCGTTTTACGAGGGAACCACTTGCATTGGTTCAGGTGTAATATTGGAGTCTTGGGACGATCAATGTTTCCCGGTCTGTGCTAAAGCCCTTCAACTCGCAGCGATGGAAGATAAAACCAAACTCGGGAAACCCGTCAAAATCATGACGATGCCAGTTGCTACATCATCTGCTCAGGCTGATTCAGGAGAAGCCAGTGCAGAAGAAAAGCTGGTTAATGCATGA
- the LOC104742639 gene encoding uncharacterized protein LOC104742639, which translates to MNHFIILLLVTSTTMYFGQNEACKKNHVVIHNEIAPGIVLNIACREYSIERPPKRFHQLNYKDPFYIIEFEDNNQLPHGEKWYCLLSYGTKPKYWYDIEVYRQGYYPRCGQLRSWIAKTDGIWFTRRYNSPPGHVLNWKIQ; encoded by the coding sequence atgaacCATTTCATAATTCTTTTGTTAGTTACAAGTACTACTATGTATTTTGGGCAAAACGAAGCttgcaaaaaaaatcatgtagtAATTCATAATGAAATCGCTCCTGGTATTGTTCTCAACATTGCATGTCGAGAATATAGCATAGAGCGCCCACCTAAACGATTTCACCAACTAAATTATAAGGATCCTTTTTATATCATTGAGTTTGAGGATAATAACCAACTACCTCATGGTGAAAAATGGTATTGTTTGCTTAGTTACGGgactaaaccaaaatattggtATGATATAGAAGTATATCGTCAAGGCTATTATCCTCGATGTGGTCAACTACGCTCATGGATTGCCAAAACGGATGGAATTTGGTTTACAAGAAGATATAACAGCCCTCCGGGACATGTTCTTAATTGGAAAATTCAGTAA
- the LOC104742641 gene encoding 1-acyl-sn-glycerol-3-phosphate acyltransferase 3 has translation MTIPAALVFIPVGVLFLISGLIVNIIQLVFFITVRPFSRSWYRRINKTVAELLWLQLIWLFDWWACIKINLYADAETLELIGKEHALVLSNHRSDIDWLIGWVMAQRAGCLGSSLAIMKKEAKYLPIIGWSMWFSDYIFLERSWAKDENNLKAGFKRLEDFPMTFWLALFVEGTRFTQEKLEAAQEYASFRSLPSPRNVLIPRTKGFVSAVSHIRSFVPAIYDCTVTVQNNQPTPTLLRMFSGQSSEVNLQMRRHKMSELPETDDGIAQWCQDLFITKDSQLEKYFTKDVFSDLDVHQINRPIKPLILVIIWLCLLIYGGFKLFQWLSVVASWKIIFLLVFFLVIATITMQVLIQSSESQRSTPAKRPLQEQLITA, from the exons aTGACGATCCCTGCGGCTCTTGTCTTTATCCCTGTTGGTGTCCTCTTCTTGATCTCTGGGCTCATTGTCAACATCATTCAG CTCGTGTTCTTCATCACTGTTCGTCCGTTCTCAAGAAGTTGGTATAGAAGAATCAACAAAACTGTTGCGGAATTGCTTTGGTTGCAGCTCATATGGTTGTTTGATTGGTGGGCTTGTATAAAG ATCAATTTATACGCCGATGCAGAGACTCTAGAGCTAATTG GGAAAGAACATGCACTTGTCTTAAGCAATCATCGAAGTGACATTGATTGGCTTATTGGATGGGTCATGGCTCAG CGTGCAGGTTGTCTTGGAAGCTCTTTAGCCATCATGAAGAAAGAAGCCAAGTATCTTCCG ATCATAGGTTGGTCGATGTGGTTTTCGGATTACATTTTCTTGGAAAGAAGTTGGGCTAAGGATGAGAATAACCTCAAG GCAGGTTTTAAACGACTTGAGGACTTTCCTATGACATTCTGGTTGGCTCTTTTCGTTGAAGGAACTCGTTTCACTCAGGAGAAGCTTGAAGCTGCTCAAGAGTACGCTTCTTTCCGAAGCTTACCGTCTCCTCGGAATGTCTTGATTCCTCGTACAAAG GGATTTGTTTCGGCGGTGTCTCACATACGGTCATTTGTTCCTGCAATTTATGATTGTACCGTAACCGTTCAGAACAATCAGCCTACACCAACTCTGCTTAGGATGTTCAGTGGACAATCATCTGAG GTAAATTTGCAGATGAGACGTCACAAAATGAGCGAGTTGCCAGAAACCGATGATGGCATTGCACAGTGGTGCCAAGATCTATTTATCACCAAG GATTCTCAACTTGAGAAATACTTCACAAAAGATGTGTTCAGCGACTTGGACGTTCACCAAATCAACCGGCCAATCAAACCATTGATC CTGGTCATCATTTGGTTATGTCTCCTTATATACGGTGGTTTTAAGCTATTCCAATGGCTCTCCGTGGTGGCGTCGTGGAAGATCATTTTTTTGCTTGTGTTCTTCTTGGTGATTGCAACTATAACAATGCAAGTACTAATTCAATCGTCTGAGTCACAACGTTCAACTCCTGCCAAGAGACCTCTACAAGAACAACTTATTACTGCCTAG